Proteins from one Paraburkholderia sp. BL10I2N1 genomic window:
- a CDS encoding ATP-binding protein, with protein MKARRPEPLRELPAYLQRKRGLVAQRWLAALRADPLSEARRLTAEQFIDDLPGIYEEICEKLKTARRRPVQARIERDARQRGRSRWMQGYQLDDLFRELDLLRRCVREATAEFFLLSPARSSKLEARAYQTIEDLFSATLHDAIGQLLEEQDQRAADLLRERDRALAAQQESEERLRMAAAATGLGIFEWRLAERSAVWENVWMYTITGQPPGDGPLSGEEFTQTVVHPDDASKLAEQFDEGKVPGRLVQAAFRIFRKSDRALRVVEMCGRFRFSDEGAVECFVGTLADITERTQVEDARKEADRRKDVFLATLAHELRSPLAPIRNGAQVMKDYLTSLPPQVQWVQAMIERQSRYLSDLVDDLLDVSRITTGKVKLKRKIFDLKEAAARAIEISQPLAEMRRQRLSVNLPDEAVFVNGDPMRLTQVMSNLLDNAIKYTGNGGDIRLTVQAECDTAMVSVEDTGIGIPTDELPHLFDLFLQVDPTTRRSRSGLGIGLSIVRSVVEMHGGDIAVTSAGPGQGSRFTVRLPIAPAPSGNESEPVAVEQGGGPKPQILIVDDNRDAADSLALILRMHDYEVRTADDGPGGIRVAAAWSPEVILLDIGLPGMNGHDVAKEFKALPQTQHAVLIAMTGFASAEDISKSAEAGFSRHLVKPVDPDMLIDLLRDMDSSRDGETGATAPSG; from the coding sequence ATGAAAGCGCGGCGGCCTGAACCTTTACGCGAACTGCCCGCGTATCTGCAACGGAAACGTGGGCTGGTCGCACAGCGATGGCTTGCGGCGCTTCGCGCCGATCCCCTGAGTGAGGCTCGCAGGCTAACCGCCGAGCAGTTCATCGACGATTTGCCAGGCATTTACGAAGAGATCTGCGAGAAACTGAAAACTGCGCGACGGAGACCGGTCCAGGCTCGCATTGAACGCGATGCGCGTCAACGCGGACGCTCTCGCTGGATGCAGGGCTACCAGCTGGACGACCTGTTCCGGGAACTCGATCTGCTTCGAAGGTGCGTCCGGGAAGCCACGGCCGAGTTTTTCCTGCTATCGCCCGCGCGTTCAAGCAAGCTCGAGGCGCGGGCGTATCAGACCATCGAGGATCTGTTCAGCGCGACTCTCCATGACGCCATCGGGCAGTTACTGGAAGAACAGGATCAGCGCGCCGCTGATCTGCTTCGGGAGCGCGATCGTGCGCTTGCCGCCCAGCAGGAAAGCGAAGAACGACTGCGCATGGCGGCTGCGGCCACCGGATTGGGTATCTTCGAATGGAGGCTGGCCGAGAGGAGTGCCGTCTGGGAAAACGTCTGGATGTACACGATAACCGGACAGCCTCCCGGCGATGGCCCGCTGTCCGGCGAAGAGTTCACCCAGACTGTCGTTCATCCGGACGACGCTTCGAAGCTCGCGGAGCAATTCGATGAAGGCAAGGTCCCGGGGCGCCTGGTCCAGGCGGCCTTCCGGATCTTCCGGAAAAGCGATCGCGCTTTGCGCGTGGTCGAAATGTGTGGCCGCTTCCGGTTTTCGGACGAGGGCGCAGTCGAATGTTTTGTGGGCACGCTGGCGGACATTACGGAGCGCACGCAGGTCGAGGACGCCCGGAAGGAAGCAGATCGACGCAAGGACGTGTTTCTGGCCACCCTCGCGCATGAACTCCGTAGCCCACTGGCACCGATCCGCAATGGCGCGCAGGTCATGAAAGACTATCTGACCAGTCTGCCTCCGCAGGTCCAGTGGGTGCAGGCCATGATCGAACGGCAAAGCCGTTACCTCTCCGACCTGGTCGATGACCTGCTCGACGTATCCAGAATCACGACCGGGAAGGTCAAGCTGAAAAGAAAGATTTTTGACCTGAAAGAAGCAGCCGCACGGGCTATCGAGATCAGCCAGCCGCTCGCCGAGATGCGACGACAGCGATTGTCGGTCAACCTTCCCGATGAGGCCGTGTTCGTCAATGGCGATCCGATGCGCCTCACGCAGGTCATGTCGAACCTGCTGGACAATGCAATCAAATATACAGGGAACGGTGGCGACATTCGCCTGACGGTCCAGGCGGAATGCGACACCGCAATGGTTTCGGTTGAAGACACCGGAATCGGGATTCCGACCGACGAGTTGCCTCATCTTTTCGATCTTTTCCTCCAGGTCGATCCGACGACCCGGCGCTCGCGTAGTGGACTGGGAATCGGGCTGTCGATCGTCCGCTCCGTGGTCGAGATGCATGGAGGCGACATTGCGGTGACGAGTGCCGGGCCCGGCCAGGGCAGTCGATTCACAGTACGTCTGCCCATCGCGCCAGCGCCTTCGGGCAACGAATCCGAACCTGTTGCCGTGGAACAAGGGGGCGGCCCCAAACCGCAGATATTGATCGTAGACGACAATCGCGACGCAGCGGATTCACTCGCCCTGATCCTGCGGATGCACGACTACGAGGTCAGGACAGCGGATGACGGCCCTGGCGGGATCCGGGTCGCGGCCGCATGGTCACCGGAAGTGATCCTGCTGGACATCGGCCTGCCTGGGATGAACGGGCACGACGTCGCGAAGGAATTCAAGGCGTTACCGCAAACGCAGCACGCAGTGCTGATCGCCATGACAGGATTCGCGAGCGCAGAGGACATTTCTAAATCTGCCGAGGCCGGCTTCAGCCGCCATCTGGTCAAGCCGGTCGACCCGGACATGCTCATCGACCTGTTGCGTGACATGGATTCTTCCCGGGATGGAGAGACCGGCGCGACGGCGCCCAGCGGCTAG
- a CDS encoding entericidin A/B family lipoprotein, producing the protein MMRLIAWILIAGTAVLAGCNTMAGAGQDISKGGQAIKNEAQEAK; encoded by the coding sequence ATGATGCGATTGATTGCATGGATATTGATTGCTGGCACTGCAGTTCTCGCCGGTTGCAACACAATGGCAGGCGCAGGCCAGGACATTTCGAAGGGCGGCCAGGCGATCAAGAATGAGGCACAAGAAGCCAAATAA